One genomic segment of Uranotaenia lowii strain MFRU-FL unplaced genomic scaffold, ASM2978415v1 HiC_scaffold_737, whole genome shotgun sequence includes these proteins:
- the LOC129760708 gene encoding adenosylhomocysteinase, with product MSKPAFKVADMSLADFGRKEIMLAENEMPGLMACRKKYGPAKVLKGARIAGCLHMTIQTAVLIETLVELGAEVQWSSCNIFSTQDHAAAAIAKAGVPVYAWKGETDEEYLWCIRQTLVFADGQPLNMILDDGGDLTNLVHTEYPQYLKGIKGISEETTTGVHNLYRMLKEGKLGVPAINVNDSVTKSKFDNLYGCRESLIDGIKRATDVMIAGKVCVVAGYGDVGKGCAQALKGFGGRVLITEIDPINALQAAMEGFEVTTMEEASKEAQIFVTTTGCTDIIMGEHFLNMKDDSVVCNIGHFDCEINVAWLEKNAKEKVNIKPQVDRYLLPSGNHVIVLAEGRLVNLGCATGHSSFVMSNSFTNQTLAQIELWTKPEEYKVGVYVLPKKLDEEVAALHLDKLGVKLTKLSSKQSEYLNLPVDGPYKPDHYRY from the exons ATGTCCAAACCAGCCTTTAAAGTCG CCGATATGAGTTTGGCCGACTTCGGTCGGAAGGAGATCATGCTGGCCGAAAACGAGATGCCCGGGTTGATGGCCTGCCGGAAGAAGTATGGCCCCGCGAAGGTTCTCAAGGGTGCCCGCATTGCCGGCTGTCTGCACATGACCATCCAAACGGCGGTGCTGATCGAAACTCTGGTCGAACTGGGAGCTGAG GTCCAGTGGAGCAGCTGTAACATTTTCAGCACCCAGGACCATGCGGCCGCAGCCATCGCCAAGGCGGGCGTTCCGGTGTACGCGTGGAAGGGCGAAACCGACGAGGAGTACCTGTGGTGCATCCGGCAAACTCTGGTATTTGCGGACGGGCAGCCGCTGAACATGATCCTGGACGATGGCGGAGATTTGACCAATCTGGTGCACACCGAGTACCCGCAGTACCTGAAAGGCATCAAGGGTATTAGCGAGGAGACGACCACCGGGGTTCACAATCTGTACCGGATGCTGAAGGAGGGCAAACTGGGTGTCCCGGCGATCAACGTGAACGATTCGGTCaccaagagcaagttcgataaTCTGTACGGATGCCGCGAGTCGTTGATCGATGGCATCAAGCGTGCGACCGACGTGATGATTGCTGGCAAGGTTTGCGTCGTTGCCGGATACGGTGATGTAGGTAAGGGATGTGCCCAAGCCTTGAAGGGCTTCGGTGGGCGAGTGCTCATTACCGAAATCGATCCGATCAATGCTCTGCAAGCCGCGATGGAAGGTTTTGAAGTTACAACGATGGAGGAAGCTAGCAAGGAGGCGCAGATATTTGTGACCACAACTGGATGTACCGATATCATCATGGGAGAGCACTTTTTGAACATGAAAGATGATTCGGTGGTCTGTAACATTGGACATTTTGATTGCGAAATCAACGTAGCTTGGTTGGAGAAAAACGCTAAGGAGAAGGTGAACATCAAACCTCAGGTCGATCGGTATCTTTTGCCAAGTGGCAATCATGTCATCGTGCTGGCTGAAGGCCGTTTGGTCAATCTTGGCTGTGCCACCGGTCATTCCAGCTTTGTGATGTCCAATTCCTTCACCAATCAAACGCTGGCCCAGATTGAACTGTGGACCAAACCAGAAGAGTACAAGGTTGGAGTTTATGTACTCCCCAAGAAACTGGACGAGGAAGTCGCCGCTTTACACTTGGACAAACTGGGTgtcaaactgacaaaattgagtTCGAAACAATCGGAATACCTGAACCTACCCGTGGATGGTCCTTACAAGCCAGATCACTACCGTTACTAA